From a single Natronorubrum tibetense GA33 genomic region:
- a CDS encoding DUF424 domain-containing protein — protein MIVNERETPEGLLVAVCDEDVLGETFETEEISLTVTEEFYGGDGADEGAVVDSLARADVANIVGREAVELAIAEGFIDEANVLEVGSTLHAQLLRM, from the coding sequence ATGATCGTCAACGAACGAGAGACGCCGGAAGGGCTGCTGGTCGCCGTCTGCGACGAGGACGTCCTCGGCGAGACGTTCGAGACCGAGGAGATTTCGCTGACCGTCACGGAGGAGTTCTACGGCGGCGACGGGGCCGACGAGGGAGCCGTCGTCGACAGCCTCGCTCGAGCGGACGTCGCCAACATTGTCGGTCGAGAGGCCGTCGAACTCGCCATCGCGGAGGGCTTTATCGACGAGGCGAACGTCCTCGAGGTGGGGTCGACGCTGCACGCGCAGTTGTTGCGAATGTAG
- a CDS encoding tetratricopeptide repeat protein: protein MTDREGDDDRNHRFSEGEGFSDAYDEFDLDPPELGVDPSKVDPVDSRVVTDTLDKHNIGSDDVDADELLDVGLNYMQINRYEQATDAFERAAQFADDDRTTQEAWVNKGVAHAELEEYDEAIGSHREALRIDEESEHAATAETNLAYALWEFGETAQALEHAERAVEVDERFAEGWFNRAFFLSERGLAEEALHCIDNAIRLGLRNAKVLEEKAEILEDLGEYDEAEEIAEEANEMLERAEQEMVDERRETQGHTPDSAGVPDGRSGQQGPRDGTGTDITDPGRASDRDDEEWRLE from the coding sequence ATGACTGATCGAGAGGGCGACGACGATCGAAACCACCGCTTCTCCGAGGGAGAGGGGTTCAGCGACGCCTACGACGAGTTCGATCTGGACCCGCCGGAGCTGGGCGTCGACCCCTCGAAGGTCGACCCCGTCGATTCGCGGGTCGTGACCGACACGCTCGACAAACACAACATCGGCAGCGACGACGTTGACGCGGACGAGCTACTCGACGTCGGGCTGAACTACATGCAGATCAACCGCTACGAGCAGGCGACCGACGCCTTCGAGCGGGCCGCCCAGTTCGCCGACGACGACCGCACGACCCAGGAGGCCTGGGTCAACAAGGGCGTCGCTCACGCCGAACTCGAGGAGTACGACGAGGCGATCGGCTCCCACCGAGAAGCGCTCCGAATCGACGAGGAGAGCGAACACGCCGCGACCGCCGAGACGAACCTCGCCTACGCGCTCTGGGAGTTCGGCGAGACCGCACAGGCCTTAGAACACGCCGAACGCGCCGTCGAGGTCGACGAGCGCTTCGCCGAGGGCTGGTTCAACCGGGCCTTTTTCCTCTCGGAGCGCGGGCTGGCCGAGGAGGCCTTACACTGCATCGACAACGCGATCCGACTGGGGCTGCGCAACGCCAAGGTGCTCGAGGAAAAAGCCGAGATCCTCGAGGATCTGGGCGAATACGACGAGGCCGAGGAGATCGCCGAGGAGGCAAACGAGATGCTCGAGCGAGCCGAACAGGAGATGGTAGACGAGCGCAGAGAGACACAGGGCCACACGCCCGATTCGGCGGGCGTTCCGGACGGGCGCTCGGGCCAGCAGGGTCCCAGAGACGGAACCGGGACCGACATCACCGACCCCGGCCGCGCCTCCGACCGAGACGACGAGGAGTGGCGGCTCGAGTAA
- a CDS encoding hydroxysqualene dehydroxylase, which produces MTAIAVVGGGIGGLTTAHELAERGFDVTVLEANDRFGGKARSMPIADGPAPLHGEHGFRFFPAFYRHVVDTMERIPDGTGTVADNLVETEATLIAGVDDVDRIASTTAPDSLREWLEALRPAFVEDLPAADVRFLLERLLYLLTACDDRREGELDDVSWWTFIDAENRSQEFRDRLAYATQSLVALRPEVGSARTIGTIYLQLLFGQLDASRPTERILNAPTNNAWIDPWVRYLETLGVDVQRNAPARGLEFDGRRITGVALADGRTIAADEYVLAVPVDVAPNFVTPELRRAAPELGRIERLETAWMNGIQFYLSEDVELTRGHQVYADAPWALTSISQRQFWTDYDLESRGPDAVEGVLSVIASDWETPGIVHEKPARACTREEIAEEIWAQLKAHLNASDDHLTGPGTRLTDEMLVDWFLDPAIVETDDGVANRSPLLINTVGSLRNRPAADTAVRNLTLAGDYVRTNADLASMESANEAGRRAASAILDRARYRGSRPQCWELQEPAVFEPFKRQDQFRYRLGLPHPAATTQSIRTATRRLSKRL; this is translated from the coding sequence ATGACAGCAATCGCCGTCGTCGGTGGCGGAATCGGGGGACTCACGACGGCCCACGAACTCGCTGAGCGCGGGTTCGACGTAACCGTCCTCGAGGCGAACGACCGGTTCGGCGGGAAGGCCCGGTCGATGCCGATCGCGGACGGGCCGGCGCCGCTCCACGGCGAGCACGGCTTCCGGTTCTTCCCGGCGTTCTACCGGCACGTCGTCGATACGATGGAGCGAATCCCCGACGGTACCGGGACCGTCGCGGACAACCTCGTCGAGACCGAAGCGACGCTCATCGCGGGGGTCGACGACGTTGACCGGATCGCCTCTACCACCGCCCCCGACTCGCTTCGCGAGTGGCTCGAGGCGCTGCGTCCGGCGTTCGTCGAGGATCTCCCCGCTGCGGACGTTCGATTCCTGCTCGAGCGGCTGCTGTACCTGCTGACCGCGTGCGACGATCGACGCGAGGGCGAACTCGACGACGTCTCCTGGTGGACGTTCATCGACGCCGAGAACCGCTCCCAGGAGTTCCGCGACCGACTCGCGTACGCGACGCAGTCGCTGGTGGCGCTTCGTCCGGAGGTCGGCAGCGCCCGGACGATCGGGACCATCTACCTCCAGCTCCTGTTCGGGCAGCTCGACGCGAGCCGGCCGACCGAGCGCATCCTGAACGCGCCGACGAACAACGCCTGGATCGATCCGTGGGTTCGGTACCTCGAGACGCTCGGCGTCGACGTGCAGCGAAACGCGCCAGCTCGCGGCCTCGAGTTCGACGGGAGGCGAATCACCGGCGTCGCGCTGGCCGACGGCCGGACGATCGCGGCCGACGAGTACGTCCTGGCCGTGCCGGTCGACGTCGCACCAAATTTCGTCACGCCCGAACTGCGCCGGGCCGCGCCGGAACTGGGCCGCATCGAGCGACTCGAGACGGCCTGGATGAACGGCATCCAGTTCTATCTGAGCGAGGACGTCGAACTGACGCGAGGCCATCAGGTGTACGCCGACGCCCCCTGGGCGCTGACGTCGATCTCCCAGCGACAGTTCTGGACCGACTACGATCTCGAAAGTCGGGGCCCCGACGCGGTCGAGGGCGTCCTCTCGGTGATCGCCTCCGACTGGGAGACGCCCGGAATCGTCCACGAGAAGCCAGCCAGAGCGTGTACGCGCGAGGAGATCGCCGAGGAGATCTGGGCGCAGCTGAAAGCGCACCTGAACGCGTCGGACGATCACCTGACCGGCCCCGGGACGCGACTCACAGACGAAATGCTGGTCGACTGGTTCCTCGATCCGGCGATCGTCGAAACGGACGACGGCGTTGCGAACCGATCCCCACTGTTGATCAACACCGTCGGCTCGCTCCGAAACCGGCCGGCGGCGGACACGGCCGTCCGGAACCTCACGCTGGCCGGCGACTACGTGCGAACGAACGCCGATCTGGCCTCGATGGAGTCCGCCAACGAAGCCGGGCGTCGCGCGGCGAGTGCGATCCTCGATCGAGCCCGGTATCGGGGATCGAGGCCGCAGTGCTGGGAACTCCAGGAGCCGGCCGTCTTCGAGCCGTTCAAGCGACAGGATCAGTTCCGATACCGACTCGGTCTGCCCCACCCCGCAGCGACGACGCAGTCGATCCGGACGGCGACCAGACGCCTCAGCAAGCGACTCTGA
- the thpR gene encoding RNA 2',3'-cyclic phosphodiesterase, which translates to MRLFVSVDLPDDLAEPVADLQTEFGDASGLSFTDPEQAHLTMKFLGEVDEDRLPALERELEAAVEDADVTRFTARFGGLGVFPSLDYISVIWLGVERGGEELIRLHETIEERTTAMGFEPESHDFTPHVTLARMEHAGGKDRVQELVRERDPTVGEMTVDEVRLTESTLTDEGPMYSTLESFPLE; encoded by the coding sequence ATGCGACTTTTCGTCAGCGTCGACCTGCCCGACGACCTCGCGGAACCGGTTGCCGACCTCCAGACCGAGTTTGGCGACGCGAGCGGCCTGAGTTTCACCGATCCCGAACAAGCCCACCTCACCATGAAGTTCCTCGGCGAGGTCGACGAGGACCGACTCCCGGCCCTCGAGCGCGAACTCGAGGCCGCCGTCGAGGACGCCGACGTCACTCGCTTCACCGCCCGATTCGGCGGGCTGGGGGTTTTCCCGAGTCTCGACTACATCAGCGTCATCTGGCTCGGCGTCGAACGCGGCGGCGAGGAACTCATTCGGCTCCACGAGACGATCGAGGAGCGAACGACCGCGATGGGATTCGAACCGGAGTCTCACGACTTCACACCCCACGTCACGCTCGCGCGCATGGAGCACGCGGGTGGGAAGGATCGCGTCCAGGAACTGGTTCGAGAGCGCGATCCGACGGTCGGGGAAATGACGGTCGACGAAGTCCGGCTGACCGAGAGCACGCTCACCGACGAGGGGCCGATGTACTCGACGCTTGAGTCGTTCCCGCTCGAGTAG
- a CDS encoding 50S ribosomal protein L39e encodes MGKKTKGKKKRLAKLENQNSRVPAWVMMKTDMEVQRNPKRRNWRRNDTDE; translated from the coding sequence ATGGGTAAGAAAACGAAGGGCAAGAAAAAGCGTCTTGCCAAACTCGAGAACCAGAACAGCCGCGTTCCGGCCTGGGTCATGATGAAGACCGACATGGAAGTGCAGCGAAACCCGAAGCGACGCAACTGGCGGCGCAACGACACTGACGAGTAA
- a CDS encoding 50S ribosomal protein L31e yields MSASDFEERVVTVPLRDVKKGANHEAADYAMRLVREHLAKHFAVDEEAIRLDPSINEEIWSNGRSNPPRKLRVRAARFDEEGEAVVEAEVAE; encoded by the coding sequence ATGAGTGCAAGTGATTTCGAGGAACGCGTCGTTACCGTTCCACTGCGCGATGTCAAGAAGGGCGCGAACCACGAGGCCGCCGACTACGCGATGCGACTCGTTCGCGAACACCTCGCGAAACACTTCGCGGTCGACGAAGAGGCCATCCGACTGGACCCCTCGATCAACGAGGAAATCTGGTCGAACGGCCGTTCAAACCCGCCGCGAAAGCTCCGCGTCCGCGCGGCCCGCTTCGACGAAGAGGGTGAGGCCGTCGTCGAGGCCGAGGTCGCCGAGTAA
- a CDS encoding translation initiation factor IF-6: protein MQRLAFVGSSYIGVFARATDSCVLVRPDVDDDVIDDLTDELEVPAVPTTVGGSSTVGALATGNENGLLVSSRVLEYERERLEEEVDLPVAELPGNINAAGNVVLANDYGAYVHPDLPRETIQIVKDTLEVPVERGDLAGVRTVGTAAVTTNTGVLCHPKSTDEELDTLEEVLDVRADVGTVNYGAPLLGSGLLANESGYVVGQDTTGPELGRIEDALGYLE from the coding sequence TTGCAACGACTCGCCTTTGTTGGGTCGTCGTACATCGGGGTCTTCGCCCGGGCGACCGACTCGTGCGTGCTCGTTCGCCCGGACGTCGACGACGACGTCATCGACGACCTGACCGACGAACTCGAGGTGCCCGCGGTCCCGACGACCGTGGGTGGCTCCTCGACGGTCGGTGCGTTAGCGACGGGTAACGAGAACGGACTCCTCGTCAGTTCGCGCGTCCTCGAGTACGAACGCGAACGACTCGAGGAGGAAGTCGATCTCCCCGTCGCGGAACTGCCGGGGAACATCAACGCCGCGGGGAACGTCGTGCTGGCGAACGACTACGGCGCGTACGTCCACCCCGACCTTCCGCGGGAGACGATCCAGATCGTCAAGGACACCCTCGAGGTGCCCGTCGAACGCGGCGACCTCGCGGGCGTTCGAACCGTTGGGACGGCCGCGGTCACGACGAACACTGGGGTGCTCTGTCACCCGAAATCGACCGACGAGGAACTCGACACGCTCGAGGAAGTCCTCGACGTCCGGGCCGATGTCGGTACCGTCAACTACGGCGCGCCGCTGCTCGGATCGGGCCTGCTCGCCAACGAGTCCGGCTACGTCGTCGGACAGGATACAACCGGACCCGAACTCGGCCGGATCGAGGACGCGCTGGGCTATCTCGAGTAG
- a CDS encoding ASCH domain-containing protein → MSELDPGELLPSERMQTQALEGDVTQIHRGHQYADPGDTFTIEDTTFEVTDITERTLGDLTDEDAQAEGMDDLEGYRNLLERAHDNFEWDDDSEIVRHQFEQQ, encoded by the coding sequence ATGAGCGAACTCGATCCCGGCGAGCTACTGCCCAGCGAACGAATGCAAACGCAGGCCCTCGAGGGCGATGTGACACAGATCCACCGCGGCCATCAGTACGCCGACCCCGGCGATACGTTCACGATCGAAGACACCACGTTCGAGGTAACCGATATCACCGAGCGCACGCTCGGGGATCTGACCGACGAAGACGCCCAGGCCGAAGGGATGGACGATCTCGAGGGCTATCGCAACCTGCTCGAGCGCGCCCACGACAACTTCGAGTGGGACGACGACAGCGAAATCGTCCGGCATCAGTTCGAACAGCAATAG
- a CDS encoding DUF6159 family protein, protein MVLQSVFARFRTGFRIAKASFGVLRREKWLLVFPLLYGLTWTVGLALLVAGLFVALIGVGFGLGSLEQIASVSDGTVDGVAQVAMLVLSFLVMFVATAVATFFSAALVHSVGSLFHGEPTSLRAGFAGAWESRRTILTWGVVGAVVGLIFQALESQEGWGAQIVRAIAGAAWFMMTFFIVPVIVFQGGGVRESLRDSVSLFRETWGEAGGVSLGVGLVTVTLGVFVVAAGIGLPLLLVANPGSVLVYTVVPTVLLLGALAVVHIAATAIAKTALYQYATDGELPPEFEGIDPDAIVRRKRDSSGLTGGTSGQQPGQI, encoded by the coding sequence ATGGTCCTCCAATCAGTGTTCGCCCGGTTTCGAACCGGGTTTCGTATCGCGAAGGCGTCGTTCGGCGTGCTTCGCCGCGAGAAGTGGTTGCTCGTCTTTCCGCTGCTGTATGGGCTCACCTGGACGGTGGGACTGGCCCTCCTCGTCGCCGGACTGTTCGTCGCCCTGATCGGCGTGGGGTTCGGGTTAGGTTCCCTAGAGCAGATCGCGTCGGTCTCGGACGGCACGGTCGACGGCGTCGCACAAGTTGCGATGCTCGTACTGTCGTTTCTCGTGATGTTCGTCGCGACGGCCGTCGCGACCTTCTTCAGCGCCGCGTTAGTCCACTCGGTCGGCAGCCTGTTTCACGGCGAACCAACGAGCCTCCGGGCCGGGTTCGCCGGTGCCTGGGAATCCAGGCGGACGATCCTCACGTGGGGTGTCGTCGGTGCGGTCGTCGGCCTCATTTTTCAGGCCCTCGAGAGTCAGGAGGGGTGGGGTGCCCAGATCGTCAGAGCGATCGCCGGCGCGGCGTGGTTCATGATGACGTTCTTTATCGTCCCCGTCATCGTCTTCCAGGGCGGCGGCGTCCGGGAATCGTTGCGCGACAGCGTCAGCCTGTTCCGCGAGACCTGGGGCGAAGCCGGCGGGGTCAGCCTCGGTGTCGGACTCGTAACGGTAACGCTCGGCGTGTTCGTCGTTGCCGCCGGGATCGGTCTGCCGCTGTTGCTGGTCGCGAATCCGGGTTCGGTGCTCGTCTACACGGTCGTCCCGACCGTGCTGTTGCTCGGTGCGCTCGCCGTCGTTCACATCGCCGCGACGGCCATCGCGAAGACCGCGCTCTACCAGTACGCGACCGACGGCGAACTGCCACCGGAGTTCGAGGGCATCGATCCCGACGCGATCGTGCGGCGGAAACGCGACTCGAGCGGACTGACGGGCGGAACCTCGGGACAACAGCCCGGACAGATCTGA
- the rpl18a gene encoding 50S ribosomal protein L18Ae, producing the protein MSQFTVTGRFKNRDGFAEFETTIDAQNENVAREHALSQLGSQHRLKRTEIDLEEVVEQ; encoded by the coding sequence ATGAGTCAATTTACGGTCACCGGCCGGTTCAAGAACCGCGACGGATTCGCGGAGTTCGAAACAACGATCGACGCCCAGAACGAGAACGTCGCTCGCGAACACGCACTCTCCCAGCTTGGGAGCCAGCACCGACTCAAGCGGACCGAGATCGACCTCGAGGAGGTCGTCGAACAATGA
- the pfdA gene encoding prefoldin subunit alpha: MSQQQLQQLSQELQEIEQEIEALEESVEAIQQQKSEADEAIEALETLETDSTVQVPIGGGAYLRADIQDIDEVIVELGADYAAEFEQDGAVDALESKQENLDDRIDEVNSDIAELESESSELEQQAQQIQQQAMQQQMQQMQGQQGQGPDE, translated from the coding sequence ATGAGTCAGCAGCAACTTCAGCAGCTCTCCCAGGAGCTTCAGGAGATCGAACAGGAGATCGAAGCGCTCGAGGAGAGCGTCGAAGCGATCCAGCAGCAGAAGTCCGAAGCCGACGAAGCGATCGAGGCCCTCGAGACGCTTGAGACCGACTCGACGGTGCAGGTGCCGATCGGCGGCGGCGCGTACCTCCGTGCGGACATCCAGGACATCGACGAAGTGATCGTCGAACTGGGCGCAGACTACGCTGCCGAGTTCGAGCAGGACGGTGCCGTCGACGCCCTCGAGAGCAAGCAGGAAAACCTCGACGATCGCATCGACGAGGTCAACTCCGATATCGCCGAACTCGAGTCCGAGAGCAGCGAACTCGAGCAGCAGGCCCAGCAGATCCAACAGCAGGCGATGCAACAGCAGATGCAGCAGATGCAGGGCCAGCAGGGCCAGGGCCCCGACGAATAA
- the ftsY gene encoding signal recognition particle-docking protein FtsY produces the protein MFDNLKKKLGSFRKDAEAAAEENVEEVDEDELEETELETDALEEGDAAEAESTAAEPVPTESAESAPEDNELEDAVSSEAEAEPSEAEAEPSEAEVDTDGTTPETEAEAPDATDETVDDVGEPERELEAETEQPTESVDESVESDPESVPETSDTQDSSETVESWVTQPVPDADESSDADLAGDTERESVAIDASIATDADDDASAAEDADLEDDGSTGFGSKARSLVKGKFVIEEEDLEGPLHELEMALLSSDVEMGVAEEILDNIRDELVGETRTFTTSTGDVVEEALSDAIYDVISVGQFDFDERIAVEDKPVTLVFTGVNGVGKTTSIAKLSRYFEERGYSTVMANGDTYRAGANEQIQEHADALETNLISHQQGGDPAAVLYDAVEYAEANDIDIVLGDTAGRLHTDEGLMDQLEKIDRVVDPDMTLFVDEAVAGQDAVNRAREFNEAAAIDGAILTKADADSNGGAAISIAHVTGKPILFLGVGQGYDDLVRFDPDDMIDRLLGGE, from the coding sequence ATGTTCGACAACCTGAAGAAGAAACTCGGGAGCTTCCGCAAAGACGCCGAAGCGGCCGCCGAAGAGAACGTCGAGGAGGTCGACGAAGACGAACTCGAGGAAACGGAGCTCGAAACCGATGCACTCGAGGAGGGTGACGCCGCCGAAGCGGAGAGCACTGCGGCCGAACCTGTCCCGACCGAGAGCGCCGAGTCGGCACCCGAAGACAACGAACTCGAGGACGCCGTCTCTTCAGAAGCCGAGGCCGAACCGTCCGAAGCCGAGGCCGAACCGTCCGAAGCCGAGGTTGACACCGACGGCACGACACCCGAAACGGAGGCGGAAGCCCCAGATGCTACCGACGAGACGGTCGACGACGTCGGCGAACCCGAGCGCGAACTCGAGGCAGAGACCGAACAGCCGACCGAGTCGGTGGACGAGAGCGTCGAGTCGGACCCCGAATCAGTTCCCGAGACAAGCGACACCCAGGACTCGTCCGAGACGGTCGAGTCGTGGGTGACGCAACCGGTTCCGGACGCCGACGAGTCGTCCGACGCCGATCTTGCGGGCGACACCGAGCGAGAATCGGTGGCGATCGACGCGAGTATCGCCACGGACGCGGATGACGACGCATCCGCGGCCGAAGATGCCGATCTCGAGGACGACGGCTCGACCGGGTTCGGAAGCAAGGCGCGCTCGCTCGTCAAGGGGAAGTTCGTCATCGAGGAAGAAGACCTCGAGGGCCCGCTGCACGAACTCGAGATGGCGTTGCTCTCGAGCGACGTGGAGATGGGCGTCGCCGAGGAAATCCTCGACAACATCCGCGACGAACTGGTCGGCGAGACGCGGACGTTCACCACCTCGACGGGCGACGTCGTCGAGGAGGCGTTGAGCGACGCGATCTACGACGTGATCAGCGTCGGGCAGTTCGACTTCGACGAGCGGATCGCCGTCGAGGACAAGCCCGTGACGCTCGTCTTTACCGGCGTCAACGGCGTCGGAAAGACGACCTCGATCGCCAAACTCAGCCGGTACTTCGAGGAGCGAGGCTACTCGACGGTGATGGCCAACGGCGACACCTACCGCGCCGGCGCGAACGAGCAGATTCAGGAGCACGCTGACGCACTCGAGACGAACCTCATCAGCCACCAGCAGGGTGGCGACCCCGCCGCGGTGCTGTACGATGCCGTCGAGTACGCCGAGGCGAACGACATCGACATCGTGCTCGGCGACACAGCGGGTCGGCTCCACACCGACGAAGGGCTGATGGATCAACTCGAGAAGATCGACCGCGTTGTCGATCCGGACATGACGCTGTTCGTCGACGAAGCGGTGGCGGGTCAGGACGCGGTCAACCGTGCCCGCGAGTTCAACGAGGCCGCGGCGATCGATGGCGCGATCCTGACGAAAGCAGACGCCGACTCCAACGGCGGGGCGGCGATTTCGATCGCTCACGTCACCGGCAAGCCGATTCTGTTCCTCGGCGTCGGGCAGGGATACGACGATCTCGTCCGGTTCGATCCCGACGACATGATCGATCGACTGCTCGGTGGCGAGTAG
- a CDS encoding phosphatase PAP2 family protein: protein MSRGIGEFEPIQEAIPEWAAILVALLTQLGDVWFLALLVGVLYWFHRQKREDAAVIIGLTMAGLSLITGLKHVFSLPRPSQPLVALESLPGLLQPLYEATAMASGYGFPSGHALMTTIVYFSLANRLSISTPRRRFAGAATVVALVGLSRVALGLHYLVDIVAGVAVGLTFLFVAERLLARYPAEQGTLAFSLAVVSSTFALVASSLEPDAVLLLGASLGTFGGWQLIKLGQDVFAVDRPSEAARPVAFRVALAGAAFAPLVAALEYFYLFSLPVAGGALGLALGVFVTIPVLTHSERASRVWTALVFWLTMALLGLRYLLRPSTWRRGYAGGRQVAGRVRRWIRTQTSK from the coding sequence ATGTCCAGAGGAATCGGCGAGTTCGAACCGATACAGGAGGCCATTCCAGAGTGGGCGGCGATCCTGGTCGCCCTCCTCACCCAGTTGGGTGATGTCTGGTTTCTCGCCTTGCTCGTCGGCGTTCTCTACTGGTTCCACCGGCAGAAACGCGAGGACGCGGCCGTCATCATCGGATTGACGATGGCCGGCCTCTCGTTGATCACCGGACTGAAACACGTCTTTAGCTTACCCCGTCCGAGCCAGCCACTCGTCGCGCTCGAGTCCCTGCCCGGTCTGCTCCAGCCGCTGTACGAAGCCACCGCGATGGCCAGCGGCTACGGCTTCCCGAGCGGCCACGCGCTCATGACGACCATCGTCTACTTCTCTCTCGCCAACCGGCTCTCGATCAGCACGCCCCGGCGACGGTTCGCCGGTGCTGCGACCGTCGTCGCGCTCGTCGGCCTCTCTCGAGTCGCGCTGGGTCTCCACTATCTCGTCGACATCGTCGCCGGCGTCGCCGTCGGGCTGACGTTCCTGTTCGTCGCGGAGCGCCTGCTGGCTCGCTACCCGGCCGAACAGGGGACGCTCGCGTTCTCGCTCGCGGTCGTCTCGAGTACGTTCGCACTCGTCGCGAGCAGCCTCGAGCCGGACGCCGTCCTCCTGCTCGGCGCGTCGCTCGGCACGTTCGGCGGCTGGCAGCTCATCAAGCTCGGCCAGGACGTCTTCGCGGTCGATCGTCCTTCGGAAGCGGCCCGACCGGTCGCGTTTAGAGTCGCGCTCGCGGGTGCCGCGTTCGCGCCGTTGGTCGCCGCCCTCGAGTACTTCTATCTCTTTTCCTTGCCCGTCGCGGGCGGGGCGCTCGGGCTGGCACTGGGCGTATTCGTCACGATTCCCGTGTTGACTCACTCCGAGCGCGCCAGCCGGGTCTGGACGGCGCTGGTCTTCTGGCTCACGATGGCTCTGCTCGGACTCCGATATCTGCTTCGACCCTCGACCTGGCGGCGGGGCTACGCCGGCGGTCGACAGGTCGCGGGTCGGGTGCGTCGCTGGATTCGGACGCAAACGTCGAAGTGA
- a CDS encoding GNAT family N-acetyltransferase: MESDPRIRIARPADAAAVRDIYAPFCESSAVTFEESPPTESEMADRIESTLETYPWLVCELEGRVAGYAYAGTLRKRRAYQWTVELSVYVAESARGAGVGRALYESLLAILERQGVCDAYAVTTVPNPETERFHERLGFERVVDFPAMGYTEGGWHDVAWWRYSVAEKPADPEPIVLLPDVRDAPNWESLVRRGETRLE; the protein is encoded by the coding sequence ATGGAATCCGACCCTCGTATCCGGATCGCGCGGCCGGCGGACGCGGCCGCCGTTCGGGACATCTACGCGCCGTTCTGCGAATCGTCGGCGGTCACGTTCGAGGAAAGCCCGCCGACCGAATCCGAGATGGCCGACCGAATCGAGTCCACTCTCGAGACCTACCCCTGGCTCGTCTGCGAACTCGAGGGGAGGGTCGCCGGCTACGCCTACGCGGGGACACTTCGCAAGCGCCGAGCCTACCAGTGGACGGTCGAACTCTCGGTGTACGTCGCCGAAAGCGCCCGCGGAGCTGGCGTCGGTCGCGCGCTCTACGAGTCCCTGCTCGCGATCCTCGAGCGCCAGGGCGTCTGCGACGCCTACGCCGTCACGACGGTGCCGAATCCCGAGACCGAACGGTTCCACGAGCGGCTCGGCTTCGAGCGGGTGGTCGACTTCCCCGCGATGGGGTACACGGAGGGTGGTTGGCACGACGTCGCCTGGTGGCGATACTCGGTCGCCGAGAAGCCGGCCGATCCGGAACCGATCGTCCTGCTGCCCGACGTTCGCGACGCTCCGAACTGGGAGTCGCTGGTTCGGCGCGGCGAGACGCGACTCGAGTAG
- the thiE gene encoding thiamine phosphate synthase codes for MNPSNYGTYLVTQQSVSEGRSTPEIVRAAIDGGVDVVQLREKETEARFRYELGLELRELTAEAGVDLIVNDRIDIAQAIDADGVHVGQSDLPVTVARDLFGPDAVVGCSTSTVEEALEAEAAGADYLGIGAVYGTSSKDVAAEENGVGPERIAAIAEAVSIPVVGIGGITTDNAAPVVEAGAVGVSVISEITTAEDPQGTTAALAETVETAKGVANGSTPDE; via the coding sequence ATGAACCCGTCGAACTACGGCACCTACCTCGTCACCCAGCAATCGGTCTCGGAGGGGCGTTCGACCCCCGAAATAGTGCGGGCGGCGATCGACGGCGGCGTCGACGTCGTCCAGCTTCGTGAGAAAGAGACCGAGGCCCGATTCCGGTACGAGCTCGGCCTCGAACTCCGCGAACTGACCGCCGAGGCGGGCGTCGACCTGATCGTCAACGATCGGATTGACATCGCGCAGGCCATCGACGCCGACGGGGTCCACGTGGGCCAGTCGGATCTCCCGGTGACCGTCGCGCGCGATCTGTTCGGACCCGACGCGGTCGTCGGCTGTTCGACCTCGACGGTCGAGGAGGCGCTCGAGGCGGAAGCCGCGGGCGCGGACTACCTCGGTATCGGCGCGGTCTACGGCACGTCCTCGAAGGACGTCGCGGCCGAAGAGAACGGTGTCGGGCCCGAGCGAATTGCCGCCATCGCCGAGGCGGTCTCGATTCCGGTCGTCGGTATCGGCGGCATCACGACCGACAACGCCGCCCCGGTCGTCGAGGCCGGGGCGGTCGGCGTCTCCGTCATCTCCGAAATCACCACGGCCGAGGATCCGCAGGGTACGACCGCCGCGCTCGCGGAAACCGTCGAAACTGC